The following proteins come from a genomic window of Paenibacillus sp. CAA11:
- a CDS encoding DUF2161 family putative PD-(D/E)XK-type phosphodiesterase produces the protein MAVQHETELYLPLKQFFERRGYEIKGEVKHCDLVGFKPGADEPLVVEIKKTFNLALLLQGQQRQRLTSQVYLAVERNRAKKGAHNQRWREIAQLCTRLGLGLITITVYKTKPAFVEVLCSPAEPADGTPLPKPIKHRVNRLAHEFRERSGDYNVGGSNGRKLVTAYREKTLLVADALRGGIDLSPREIKAHSGVGNAASILQRNFYGWFRRISRGRYILTEEGRQALIEYAELLESRKLAAAGLAPECDN, from the coding sequence ATGGCAGTTCAGCATGAGACCGAGTTATATTTGCCGCTCAAGCAATTTTTTGAACGTCGCGGGTATGAGATTAAAGGGGAGGTCAAGCATTGTGATCTCGTGGGATTCAAGCCGGGGGCAGACGAGCCGCTCGTTGTAGAAATTAAGAAAACCTTCAATCTGGCTCTACTCCTGCAAGGGCAGCAGCGCCAGCGTCTGACTTCCCAAGTCTATCTGGCTGTCGAGCGAAACCGGGCCAAGAAAGGGGCACATAACCAGCGATGGCGGGAAATCGCTCAGCTATGTACGAGACTGGGACTTGGGCTGATTACCATCACTGTATATAAGACAAAGCCCGCCTTTGTTGAAGTGCTGTGCAGCCCGGCTGAACCCGCTGATGGCACTCCTCTACCCAAGCCCATCAAGCATCGCGTCAACCGCTTAGCCCATGAATTCAGGGAGCGCAGCGGTGACTACAACGTAGGCGGAAGCAATGGGCGGAAGCTTGTCACAGCCTACCGAGAGAAGACTCTGCTGGTGGCCGATGCTCTCCGCGGCGGCATTGATTTATCCCCTCGTGAAATTAAAGCCCACAGCGGTGTCGGAAATGCGGCTTCTATATTGCAGCGTAACTTCTATGGATGGTTCCGCCGCATCTCCCGGGGAAGGTACATCCTGACCGAAGAGGGCCGTCAGGCACTGATTGAGTATGCAGAGCTGCTGGAGAGCCGGAAGCTTGCGGCGGCTGGATTAGCACCGGAATGCGATAATTAG
- a CDS encoding PrkA family serine protein kinase, producing the protein MDIFERISAYRAENDALAWSGTFKDYVELLRKDPAPAMTAHARVYEMIRSYGVEEVAGHKKYKFFEQEIYGLDLALEKLVEEYFHSAAKRLDVRKRILLLMGPVSGGKSTLVTLLKRGLEKFSRTPAGAVYAIEGCPMHEDPLHLIPHELRPAFEEEFGIRIEGELCPVCQLKLRTDYAGNIERVRVERVLFSEANRVGIGTFSPSDPKSQDIADLTGSIDFSTITEYGSESDPRAYRFDGELNKANRGLMEFQEMLKCDEKFLWNLLSLTQEGNFKAGRFALISADELIVAHTNEAEYKTFIANKKNEALQSRMIIMPIPYNLKVSEEEKIYAKLIAQSDMSHIHIAPHALRAAAIFSILTRLKETKKQGVDLVKKMRLYNGQEVEGFKDADLKELQHEYLDEGMSGVDPRYVINRISSALIKQDLACINALDILRAIKDGLDQHASITKEERERYLNFVAIARKEYDELAKKEVQKAFVYSFEESAKTLFENYLDNIEAYCSWTKIRDPLTDEEMDPDERLMRSIEEQIGISENAKKAFREEILIRISAYSRKGKKFQYHHHDRLREAIEKKLFADLKDIVKITTSTKTPDENQLKRINEVSKRLMDEHGYCPVCANELLRYVGSLLNR; encoded by the coding sequence ATGGATATTTTCGAACGCATTTCGGCTTATCGGGCGGAGAACGATGCGCTGGCATGGAGTGGCACGTTCAAGGATTATGTTGAACTGCTCCGAAAGGATCCCGCACCTGCCATGACCGCACATGCCCGGGTGTATGAGATGATTCGGTCCTATGGGGTTGAAGAGGTGGCCGGTCACAAGAAATACAAGTTTTTCGAGCAGGAGATATACGGTCTTGATCTTGCACTGGAGAAGCTGGTCGAGGAGTATTTCCATTCGGCGGCCAAAAGGCTTGATGTGCGCAAGCGGATTCTCCTGTTAATGGGTCCTGTCAGCGGGGGGAAGTCTACCTTGGTGACCTTGCTGAAGCGCGGGCTTGAGAAGTTCTCGCGGACTCCAGCTGGAGCCGTATACGCCATTGAAGGTTGCCCGATGCATGAAGATCCGCTTCATCTGATTCCTCATGAGCTGCGTCCGGCCTTCGAGGAAGAATTCGGCATCCGGATCGAGGGCGAGCTTTGCCCGGTCTGCCAGTTGAAGTTAAGAACCGACTATGCGGGAAATATTGAGCGGGTTCGTGTCGAGCGCGTCCTGTTCTCCGAGGCGAATCGTGTCGGCATCGGCACGTTCAGCCCCTCTGATCCGAAATCCCAGGATATTGCCGACCTTACCGGAAGTATTGATTTCTCAACGATTACGGAATACGGCTCTGAGTCTGATCCGCGGGCATATCGGTTTGACGGCGAGCTTAATAAGGCTAACCGGGGGCTTATGGAGTTCCAAGAAATGCTGAAATGTGATGAGAAATTCCTGTGGAACCTGCTCTCCCTGACCCAGGAAGGCAATTTTAAAGCCGGGCGATTCGCGCTGATTAGTGCGGATGAGCTTATCGTTGCGCATACGAATGAGGCGGAGTATAAGACCTTCATTGCGAATAAGAAAAATGAGGCCCTTCAGTCCAGAATGATCATCATGCCGATCCCCTATAATCTCAAGGTATCAGAGGAAGAAAAGATTTATGCCAAATTGATTGCCCAGAGTGATATGAGTCATATTCACATTGCTCCGCACGCCCTGCGGGCCGCAGCGATTTTCTCGATCTTAACCCGCTTGAAGGAGACGAAGAAGCAGGGAGTGGATTTGGTTAAGAAGATGAGGCTCTATAACGGGCAGGAAGTTGAAGGTTTCAAGGATGCGGATCTGAAGGAGCTGCAGCATGAATATCTGGACGAGGGAATGTCAGGGGTTGATCCAAGATATGTCATTAACCGGATTTCCAGTGCGCTTATTAAGCAGGATCTAGCCTGCATCAATGCGCTTGATATTTTGCGGGCGATCAAGGACGGGCTTGACCAACATGCCTCAATTACAAAGGAAGAACGGGAACGTTACTTGAACTTTGTCGCCATCGCCAGGAAGGAATATGATGAGCTCGCTAAGAAGGAAGTGCAGAAGGCGTTCGTATACTCTTTTGAAGAGTCGGCCAAGACCTTGTTTGAGAACTACCTGGACAATATTGAAGCATACTGCAGCTGGACGAAAATTCGCGATCCTCTAACCGATGAAGAGATGGACCCAGATGAGCGGCTGATGAGATCCATTGAAGAGCAGATCGGCATTTCGGAGAACGCCAAAAAGGCGTTCCGTGAAGAAATTTTGATCCGGATTTCCGCATACTCAAGAAAAGGTAAGAAATTTCAGTACCACCATCATGACCGTCTGCGTGAAGCAATTGAGAAGAAGCTGTTTGCTGATCTTAAGGATATTGTAAAAATCACCACATCCACCAAAACCCCGGATGAGAATCAGCTGAAGCGGATCAACGAGGTAAGTAAACGCCTGATGGATGAGCACGGCTATTGCCCCGTATGCGCGAATGAACTGCTGCGCTATGTCGGCAGCTTGCTGAACCGCTAA
- the mntA gene encoding type VII toxin-antitoxin system MntA family adenylyltransferase antitoxin — translation MNGLTPEEKTHIVRYLVRHFRAYSIILFGSAAQASLRQDSNVDIAYLTDSSPAPEIHTSVKKELEQLLCREVALVNFAQAAPFYKTQIVSGGKLLYDQRPLDRQYILKKALKDYVLQAQG, via the coding sequence GTGAATGGGTTAACCCCCGAGGAAAAGACGCATATTGTCCGTTACCTTGTCCGCCATTTCCGCGCATATTCTATTATTCTGTTCGGTTCCGCCGCCCAAGCATCCCTAAGACAAGACAGCAATGTTGACATCGCCTATCTGACTGACAGTTCCCCTGCTCCTGAAATTCATACATCGGTTAAAAAAGAGCTGGAGCAACTGCTGTGCCGCGAGGTTGCCCTGGTGAACTTCGCTCAAGCCGCTCCCTTCTATAAGACCCAAATTGTCAGCGGAGGCAAGCTGCTTTATGATCAAAGGCCCTTAGACCGCCAATATATACTAAAAAAGGCACTCAAAGATTATGTATTGCAGGCTCAAGGCTAA
- a CDS encoding globin-coupled sensor protein: protein MIQLSKARQKQIDFMGITEQDLGLLQEHRTVFQEVVEKVVDQFYIHLEHQPELMEIINKHSTIDRLKETQRDYWMSITEGQLDDAFLEQRLKIGLIHSHIGLSTDYYLGSYMVYLDIATQLLQSAMPDGWYPVVHALSKMFNLDSQLVLEAYNKKEKGILKDLADEQEHMLQAVTGAAQELTGMIVELSSSAQAIAETAETAAQSQETSHALIEELNGDVEEIVKMNTLIRNISEQTQLLGLNAAIEAARAGEAGRGFDVVAKEVRKLAENSKGAMSQIQSRVDGIIARLHRVQLESERTNEGARRQAIRSKELSSFVGMMEKVAAELKEMQHN from the coding sequence ATGATTCAGCTCTCAAAGGCAAGGCAGAAGCAAATTGATTTTATGGGGATTACCGAACAGGACTTGGGTTTACTTCAGGAGCATCGGACGGTTTTTCAAGAAGTTGTCGAAAAGGTGGTTGATCAATTCTACATTCATTTAGAACATCAACCTGAACTTATGGAGATCATTAATAAGCATTCAACGATAGACCGATTGAAGGAAACGCAGCGAGATTACTGGATGTCCATTACGGAAGGGCAGCTTGATGATGCATTTCTTGAACAGCGTCTTAAAATCGGGCTTATCCACTCGCATATCGGTCTGTCTACTGACTATTATTTAGGCAGCTATATGGTGTATCTTGATATTGCAACCCAGCTGCTGCAGTCGGCAATGCCGGATGGCTGGTATCCGGTTGTTCATGCCCTAAGCAAGATGTTTAATCTCGACTCCCAGCTTGTGCTTGAAGCCTACAATAAGAAAGAGAAAGGCATACTGAAAGACCTGGCTGATGAGCAAGAGCATATGCTGCAGGCTGTCACGGGGGCTGCACAGGAACTAACCGGAATGATTGTGGAACTGAGCAGCAGCGCTCAAGCCATTGCGGAAACTGCGGAGACGGCGGCCCAATCGCAGGAGACCTCCCACGCCCTAATCGAGGAACTGAATGGAGATGTCGAGGAAATTGTAAAGATGAACACGCTGATCCGTAACATTTCAGAGCAAACCCAGCTGCTGGGGCTTAATGCGGCAATTGAAGCGGCGCGGGCTGGGGAAGCCGGAAGAGGGTTTGATGTGGTAGCCAAGGAGGTTCGCAAGCTGGCCGAGAACTCCAAGGGGGCAATGTCCCAGATTCAATCTCGTGTCGACGGGATTATAGCCAGATTACATAGAGTACAGCTTGAGTCCGAACGAACCAATGAAGGTGCTAGAAGACAAGCCATACGTTCCAAAGAGCTCTCTTCTTTTGTGGGTATGATGGAGAAGGTGGCAGCCGAGCTGAAGGAAATGCAGCATAATTAG
- a CDS encoding glycosyltransferase family 2 protein produces the protein MEKVTIVIPTYNNAPYIQLALQSIYRQTYKHWKLLIIDDGSTDGTVARIKPLVDLSRTRVKILKQNSGICRVLNYALQQIDTEYFLQVDGDDWIEPETLEIMVHAMERSSSSTALVYANTMHWYEKAGKLRFHKVVKPRKFHSRYEFAMYDPMVHPRFYRTSCVKKVGGWEIDTLTWGRMMEGRRLLLRLLDRYSFGYIDCNLYHFRYHQTNLSLDQNAPIYNQLRKLYTDKALQRWGNLYTAEMVGPTQSWQSLRLIPKIPRKG, from the coding sequence ATGGAGAAGGTGACAATCGTTATTCCTACCTATAATAATGCGCCTTATATCCAATTAGCACTACAGTCGATATATCGCCAAACTTATAAACATTGGAAGCTGCTGATTATTGATGACGGGTCTACTGACGGAACAGTTGCTAGGATCAAACCGCTAGTAGACCTTTCACGAACACGTGTGAAAATACTCAAACAAAACTCTGGCATCTGTCGTGTTCTTAACTATGCTTTACAGCAAATTGATACCGAGTATTTCTTGCAGGTTGATGGAGATGACTGGATTGAGCCGGAAACTTTAGAGATAATGGTTCATGCAATGGAACGCAGTTCGTCTAGTACGGCGCTGGTTTATGCCAATACAATGCATTGGTATGAAAAAGCGGGAAAGCTTAGATTCCATAAAGTTGTGAAGCCTCGCAAGTTTCACAGTCGCTATGAATTTGCTATGTATGACCCGATGGTTCATCCCCGGTTTTATAGGACTTCCTGTGTGAAAAAGGTTGGGGGATGGGAAATCGATACGCTGACCTGGGGGAGGATGATGGAAGGACGACGCCTATTGCTCCGGCTGCTTGATCGGTATTCGTTCGGCTATATTGATTGTAATTTATATCATTTTCGTTATCATCAAACCAATCTTAGCCTAGACCAGAATGCGCCTATATACAATCAATTGAGGAAGCTGTATACCGATAAAGCTCTGCAACGTTGGGGTAATCTGTATACCGCTGAAATGGTGGGGCCAACTCAGTCATGGCAATCGCTTCGCCTGATACCTAAAATTCCAAGAAAGGGGTGA
- a CDS encoding HEAT repeat domain-containing protein: protein MFTPEQVKPFLLHPDALVSNGAIQYFAESYQYTDGIMELVLDKLRRTENPGSVYLHWAIHFPQSSQTVAEIVKLLLSDDLKDMQKDLLSQILLSSSPRLLEQVSSELEHLPEEIRTKAQVHMGIASLSAEELTAAFEQMLEASRGLDYGDLEYDYLDYLITQMVQTGALAELQVIGKLKDHNREDLEDYTTAYYAQAAGRMKLESAVPLLIEFLTSENDLLVEQSLDALVRIGGDEVIARLTSRYEQEADDYFKLYAAEALGRMSASSAESSLLQLLQKERNLTHATKLASGLCRLGSAQSVPVVAKMIEMGFDDEYLDLREALYINCIMNQVEIPELSRWRKEIEHKDARRHV, encoded by the coding sequence ATGTTTACACCCGAGCAGGTTAAACCGTTCTTGCTGCATCCCGATGCACTAGTAAGCAACGGAGCCATTCAATATTTTGCAGAGAGCTATCAATATACAGATGGAATTATGGAGCTAGTACTGGACAAGCTTCGCCGCACGGAAAATCCCGGTTCAGTATATCTTCATTGGGCCATTCATTTCCCCCAAAGCTCTCAAACGGTTGCAGAGATCGTAAAGCTGCTTCTTTCCGATGACCTCAAAGATATGCAAAAAGATCTCCTGAGTCAAATCTTGCTCAGCAGCTCTCCCCGTCTGCTTGAACAGGTATCATCCGAGCTGGAGCATCTGCCAGAGGAGATTCGCACCAAAGCACAGGTACATATGGGTATCGCTTCTTTATCTGCCGAAGAGCTTACAGCAGCCTTTGAGCAGATGCTTGAAGCCAGCCGCGGATTAGATTACGGGGACTTAGAGTATGACTACTTAGACTATCTCATCACGCAAATGGTGCAAACTGGCGCCCTGGCTGAACTGCAGGTCATCGGCAAGCTGAAGGATCACAATCGGGAGGACCTTGAGGATTATACAACGGCTTACTACGCTCAAGCAGCCGGACGAATGAAGCTGGAATCCGCCGTCCCCCTGCTGATTGAATTCTTAACAAGCGAGAACGATCTTCTCGTAGAGCAATCCCTTGATGCCTTAGTACGCATTGGAGGCGATGAAGTCATCGCCCGGTTGACCTCGCGTTATGAGCAGGAAGCTGATGATTATTTCAAATTGTATGCCGCTGAAGCGCTTGGCCGCATGTCTGCATCATCCGCAGAATCGTCCCTGCTCCAGCTGCTGCAGAAAGAGCGGAACTTGACTCATGCTACCAAGCTTGCCAGCGGATTGTGCCGCTTAGGCTCCGCACAAAGCGTTCCTGTTGTGGCTAAAATGATTGAGATGGGATTCGATGATGAGTATCTTGATCTTAGAGAAGCTTTATACATTAACTGCATCATGAATCAGGTGGAAATTCCTGAGCTTTCCCGTTGGCGCAAAGAAATCGAACATAAAGACGCCCGGCGGCATGTTTGA
- a CDS encoding SpoVR family protein, with the protein MNHDELLALERAISEISEIADGFGLDYYPMRYEICPADIIYTFGAYGMPTRFKHWSFGKSFNKMKLQYDLGLSKIYELVINSNPCYAFLLEGNSLIQNKLIVAHVLAHCDFFKNNVRFSTSNRNMVESMSATAERIAEYELIHGTKAVEEFIDAVLSIQEHVDPHVIRSRSSDKRRWTEERTRQAKQQRRNPKPEGEYSDLWGLDARPASEEENSSEDAGSMHDRISFPPEPEKDMMWFIQEYSEVLEDWQRDIMSMLRDEMLYFWPQMETKIMNEGWASYWHQRIIRELDLTSEDTIEFAKLNASVVQPSTQSLNPYYLGLKIFENIEHRWDHPTDEEKKRLGREPGKGREKIFEVREFDMDTSFLRNYLNKDLVRDLDLYVFEKQGHEWTITDKAWENVRDQLVYSRVNGGSPYIVIVNGDFNHAGELLMKHQYEGIELDLKYLERTLPYVYSLWGHSVHLETVIEGQRARFTYDGKKHYRKMI; encoded by the coding sequence ATGAATCATGACGAACTTCTTGCGTTAGAACGAGCTATCTCCGAAATCTCCGAAATTGCAGACGGCTTTGGCCTCGACTATTACCCCATGCGCTATGAGATTTGTCCGGCGGACATTATCTATACCTTCGGGGCATACGGGATGCCAACCCGGTTTAAACACTGGAGCTTCGGGAAATCCTTCAACAAAATGAAGCTTCAATATGATCTGGGGCTCAGCAAAATTTACGAGCTTGTCATTAACTCCAATCCTTGCTATGCCTTTTTACTGGAGGGCAATTCACTCATCCAGAACAAGCTGATTGTCGCTCATGTGCTTGCCCACTGTGATTTTTTCAAAAACAATGTTCGCTTCTCCACCTCCAATCGGAATATGGTAGAGAGCATGTCTGCTACCGCCGAGCGGATTGCCGAATATGAGCTCATCCATGGTACGAAAGCTGTTGAGGAGTTCATCGATGCCGTCCTGTCCATCCAGGAGCATGTAGATCCTCATGTGATCCGGTCCCGCTCTTCGGATAAGCGCCGATGGACGGAAGAGAGAACACGGCAGGCCAAGCAGCAGCGGCGAAATCCCAAGCCTGAGGGTGAATATAGCGACCTCTGGGGTCTGGACGCAAGGCCAGCTTCAGAGGAAGAGAACAGCAGCGAAGACGCAGGCAGCATGCATGACCGCATCTCCTTCCCTCCTGAGCCCGAGAAGGATATGATGTGGTTCATCCAGGAATATTCGGAGGTGCTCGAAGACTGGCAGCGCGATATTATGAGCATGCTGCGTGATGAGATGCTGTATTTCTGGCCACAGATGGAGACCAAGATCATGAACGAAGGCTGGGCTTCGTACTGGCACCAGCGCATTATTCGCGAGCTGGATCTGACGAGTGAGGACACCATTGAGTTCGCCAAGCTGAACGCTTCGGTGGTCCAACCGTCCACACAGAGTCTGAACCCCTATTACCTGGGCCTGAAGATTTTTGAGAACATTGAGCATCGCTGGGACCATCCTACAGATGAGGAGAAGAAGAGACTCGGAAGAGAACCCGGCAAGGGCAGAGAGAAGATCTTCGAGGTGCGTGAATTTGATATGGATACCTCTTTCCTCCGCAATTATCTGAACAAAGACTTGGTCCGGGATTTGGACCTCTATGTATTTGAGAAGCAGGGTCATGAATGGACGATCACGGATAAAGCCTGGGAGAATGTTAGAGATCAACTCGTCTATTCCCGCGTAAATGGAGGCTCTCCTTATATTGTGATCGTTAACGGTGATTTCAACCATGCCGGGGAACTGCTTATGAAGCATCAATATGAAGGTATTGAATTGGACCTGAAATATCTGGAGCGCACGCTGCCCTACGTATATTCCCTTTGGGGACACTCCGTTCATCTGGAGACAGTCATTGAAGGGCAAAGAGCTCGATTCACTTATGACGGAAAAAAACATTACCGGAAAATGATTTGA
- a CDS encoding acyl-CoA thioesterase, whose protein sequence is MEKKYVRETRCFKTARVFPTDVNNHNTLFGGKLMSYIDDIASIAASKCCRVNTVTASTDSVDFLHPINPSDSVNLEAFVTWTGRSSMEIFVKVIRENLVTGEKLIAATSFLTFVAIDEKGQKVMVPEIIPETAEELKLHETAASRAEVRRHRREESRKLAAYLTTDYPWEMS, encoded by the coding sequence ATGGAGAAGAAATATGTGAGAGAAACCCGCTGTTTTAAAACGGCCCGGGTATTTCCGACAGATGTTAATAATCACAACACCTTATTTGGGGGCAAGCTGATGTCCTATATTGATGATATTGCCTCGATTGCGGCCTCCAAATGCTGCCGGGTCAATACGGTAACGGCCTCAACAGATTCGGTGGACTTTCTCCATCCGATTAATCCAAGTGATTCCGTAAATTTGGAGGCTTTTGTTACCTGGACAGGACGCAGCTCGATGGAGATCTTTGTTAAGGTCATCCGCGAGAATCTGGTGACAGGGGAGAAGCTGATTGCCGCTACCTCCTTCCTGACCTTTGTGGCTATAGATGAGAAGGGTCAAAAAGTCATGGTGCCTGAGATCATTCCTGAGACGGCAGAGGAGCTGAAGCTGCACGAGACGGCTGCATCAAGGGCGGAAGTCCGGCGCCACCGCAGGGAAGAGAGCCGTAAGCTCGCGGCCTATCTGACCACGGATTACCCTTGGGAAATGTCCTGA
- the yhbH gene encoding sporulation protein YhbH produces the protein MPFSNKHQFIVSREDWSLHRKGYQDQQRHQQKIKDALKENLPDLITEENIILSDGRQIVKIPLRNLEEYRFVHNFNKQKHVGQGDGDSQVGDVLARERPTKPGQGGEAGNQPGADVTEAEVRIDELEDILFTELELPYMKEKDNEQLETDSIRFNDIRKKGIMSNIDKKRTILENLRRNARQGAPGVHGISPDDLRYKTWEEIKIPHSSAVIIAMMDTSGSMGSFEKYCARSFFFWMTRFLRRQYEKVEIIFIAHHTEAKEVSEEDFFNRGESGGTICSSAYQKALEIIDARYPPSSYNIYPFHFSDGDNLTSDNERCVKLIDELLQRCNIFGYGEINQYNRGSTLMSAYRNIKRPEFMHYVIKERAEVYTALKHFFQKRQGTA, from the coding sequence ATGCCATTCTCTAATAAACACCAGTTTATCGTATCCCGAGAGGACTGGTCGCTGCATCGTAAAGGATACCAAGATCAGCAGCGCCACCAGCAAAAAATCAAAGATGCCTTAAAAGAAAATTTGCCGGATCTGATCACAGAAGAGAATATTATCCTGTCCGATGGGAGGCAGATTGTTAAAATACCACTGCGAAATTTGGAGGAATACCGCTTCGTCCATAATTTCAATAAACAAAAGCATGTAGGGCAAGGAGACGGGGATTCCCAGGTAGGCGACGTGTTGGCTAGAGAACGCCCTACCAAGCCTGGCCAAGGCGGAGAAGCCGGGAACCAGCCGGGAGCTGATGTAACTGAGGCCGAGGTTCGCATTGATGAGCTGGAGGATATATTGTTTACAGAGCTTGAGCTCCCATATATGAAGGAGAAGGACAATGAGCAGCTGGAGACAGATTCGATCCGTTTCAACGACATACGTAAAAAAGGGATCATGTCCAACATTGACAAAAAACGAACAATCCTTGAGAATTTGCGGCGAAATGCCAGACAAGGCGCTCCTGGAGTACATGGAATTTCACCGGATGATCTAAGATACAAGACCTGGGAGGAGATCAAGATCCCCCATTCCAGCGCTGTGATTATCGCCATGATGGACACTTCGGGATCCATGGGATCTTTTGAAAAATATTGTGCAAGAAGTTTTTTCTTCTGGATGACCCGGTTTCTCCGCCGCCAATATGAGAAGGTAGAGATCATCTTTATTGCCCATCATACGGAAGCTAAAGAGGTTTCTGAGGAGGATTTCTTTAACCGCGGAGAAAGCGGAGGTACGATCTGCTCTTCAGCATACCAGAAAGCCCTGGAAATCATCGATGCCCGCTATCCCCCTTCAAGCTACAACATTTATCCCTTTCACTTCTCGGACGGTGATAACTTAACCTCGGATAATGAGAGATGTGTGAAGCTCATTGACGAGCTGCTGCAGCGGTGCAACATTTTCGGCTATGGGGAGATCAATCAGTATAACCGGGGGAGCACCCTGATGTCTGCTTACCGCAACATTAAGAGACCTGAGTTCATGCATTATGTGATCAAGGAACGCGCTGAGGTCTATACGGCCTTGAAGCATTTCTTTCAAAAAAGACAGGGGACAGCCTAG
- a CDS encoding amidohydrolase produces the protein MTAGTLFINGKFPPGIANTHTQVDAVYVEDGMIREIGRAADLKLQLSSQTYRIIDWNGAYVLPGLADSHMHLGMHGMKLTMLDFSAATSKAEMLQLLTERARLTPEGEWILGLNWNENNFSPAVAPTIEELDAVTDRHPVYLTRTCFHAFLANTEAFRRAGITDQTPEPASGAFGRGEDGRLNGWIYEEACQPFIKVQPEPDYTAKKNALRVACQDALRLGLTAAHTEDLRFIGSLETMLQIHRELQEEGLHFRTHQLVYHTFLDEAESLGIKAGHGDEWLKIGAAKIFSDGAIGGRTAYLLEPYSDAPHTQGMAIQPLERLNEITRRARSLGYPIAVHAIGDAAADMTLRAMETHPLTKEFPLPDRLIHAQVLNRALVDRMTRLHLAADIQPRFVPSDFPWVMERVGKERTEYLYAWKKLLQAGIACAGGSDAPIEPLNPFLGLHAAVTRRQPGTDFEGFLPEEKLSIDESIRLFTVGSAQAAGDEHVRGAIKPGMAADFTVVDRDISMDSEELLRVQVQMTVVNGKAAYSAS, from the coding sequence ATGACAGCAGGGACTTTATTTATTAACGGGAAATTTCCGCCTGGAATTGCGAACACGCATACACAGGTTGACGCGGTCTATGTAGAGGACGGAATGATTCGTGAAATCGGCCGTGCCGCAGATTTGAAGCTGCAGCTGTCAAGTCAGACCTACCGAATCATCGATTGGAATGGAGCTTATGTATTGCCAGGCCTTGCTGACTCCCACATGCATTTGGGCATGCATGGGATGAAGCTAACGATGCTGGATTTCTCCGCTGCAACCTCGAAGGCAGAAATGCTTCAGCTTCTTACGGAGCGGGCAAGACTAACTCCAGAAGGGGAATGGATTCTGGGGCTGAACTGGAATGAGAACAATTTTAGTCCTGCAGTTGCTCCTACAATTGAAGAGCTGGATGCAGTGACAGATCGGCATCCAGTCTATTTGACGCGCACATGCTTTCACGCCTTCCTGGCCAACACGGAGGCATTTCGCAGAGCGGGCATTACGGATCAGACTCCTGAGCCTGCTTCAGGCGCATTTGGCCGGGGCGAGGATGGCCGGTTAAACGGCTGGATCTATGAGGAAGCCTGCCAGCCTTTTATCAAAGTGCAGCCAGAGCCGGATTATACAGCTAAGAAAAATGCGCTGAGAGTAGCCTGCCAGGATGCGTTGCGGCTTGGATTAACGGCCGCGCATACAGAGGACTTAAGGTTTATCGGCAGTCTGGAGACGATGCTTCAAATTCACCGGGAGCTACAGGAAGAAGGCCTCCATTTTCGAACACACCAGCTTGTTTACCATACATTTTTGGATGAAGCTGAAAGTTTGGGGATCAAAGCGGGCCATGGAGATGAGTGGTTGAAGATCGGCGCTGCCAAAATATTCTCAGACGGAGCAATCGGAGGAAGAACTGCATATCTGCTTGAACCCTATAGTGATGCGCCTCATACACAGGGGATGGCGATTCAGCCGCTGGAGCGGCTAAATGAGATCACTCGCCGTGCAAGAAGCTTAGGTTACCCGATTGCAGTCCATGCCATTGGCGATGCAGCTGCCGATATGACGCTGCGAGCGATGGAGACTCATCCGCTTACCAAGGAGTTCCCTTTGCCAGATCGATTGATCCATGCACAAGTGCTCAATCGTGCGCTTGTGGACCGAATGACCCGGCTGCATCTTGCGGCCGATATTCAGCCACGCTTTGTTCCCAGTGACTTCCCTTGGGTTATGGAACGAGTAGGGAAGGAGAGAACCGAATATTTGTATGCATGGAAGAAGCTGCTGCAAGCCGGGATCGCTTGCGCTGGGGGAAGTGATGCGCCGATTGAACCGCTGAACCCGTTTCTCGGACTCCATGCTGCAGTGACAAGGCGTCAACCTGGAACAGACTTTGAGGGGTTTCTTCCGGAAGAGAAGCTCAGTATAGATGAATCTATCCGGCTGTTTACGGTGGGAAGCGCTCAAGCAGCTGGGGACGAGCATGTACGAGGAGCCATCAAGCCAGGAATGGCGGCGGATTTCACGGTAGTAGACCGGGATATTTCCATGGATTCTGAGGAGCTGCTTCGTGTGCAGGTGCAGATGACAGTTGTTAATGGTAAAGCAGCATATTCAGCAAGTTAA